The Sulfolobales archaeon nucleotide sequence AGACGCTATTCTCTCGCCCTCACCAGCTATATATATTAGTTCATCCTCGCTGAAGACGCCCCCTAGAAGCTCGTTTATAGCTTTTGCAGCCGCTGCAGAAGAAGCACCGCTGCTCCCAAGACCTTTCCCTGGTGGCACCCCCTTCTCCAAGGTTACCTCGAGCTGGAGCTTCTCACCCGTCTCCTCCAAAGCCTTCATGATCGGCCCTATAACTACGTTTCCCTCACCGCTTGGGATCTTCTCGATGTACTTACCCCTCACACTAAGATCTATTCTTGCAAATCCCTCCCCAACAAGCTTGATCTCTACTGTGTCATAAAAAGCGTTGAGAGCTACAGCTAATATATCGAATCCAGGGCCTAGGTTAGCGGATGACATATATGCTCTAACAGCCACCCTTTTCATAGCTATCTCTAGGTGTAAGTCTTGGTTAAGGGCTTTTATGCTATGCTTACAGCGGCGAACCTCTGTCTAGTTATGTGATTTACAATAGCTATTGCTATGAGCTCTGTCAGAATCAATATAACTCCCAGCGATGCAACA carries:
- a CDS encoding homoserine kinase, encoding MKRVAVRAYMSSANLGPGFDILAVALNAFYDTVEIKLVGEGFARIDLSVRGKYIEKIPSGEGNVVIGPIMKALEETGEKLQLEVTLEKGVPPGKGLGSSGASSAAAAKAINELLGGVFSEDELIYIAGEGERIASGEPHYDNVSASLLGGFVMVSPGEKISARRLGSGAGFEFLLVIPEIMMPEKKTGIARSVLPKQISLRDYVRNSSNLAKLIYGIV